The genome window CAGCATGGCTTCCAGCGCCTTTACATGCATGTAAAACTGGCCTTTATCGTCGCAGGCACCGCGTGCATAAATCCGCTCATTCCGAATCGTTGGTTCGAAAGGGGGCGTATTCCAAAGCTCATACGGATCGGCTGGCTGTACATCGTAGTGGCCATACACCAGTACGGTAGGCAACGAAGCATCGATTATTTTTTCTGCGTAAACAATGGGGTGGCCCGCCGTTTCGCATAGTTCGGCGCTATCTAAACCGGCTGCTGTCAGCTTTTCCCGTACGAGTTCGGCCGTTCGGCGGACATCATCCTTGAATTTCGGATCGGCACTAACGGACGGAATCCGCAGCAGCTCGAGCAATTCGTTTAGAAATCGCTCTTTATTTTGTTCGAGGTATGTTTGCATGGATACAAATAAAAACGCCCCCAAGTTAACATTTTGTTATCGCTTGGGGGCAAGATATATACAATGAATTCGCTAATTCTTATTTACTCATCGTCCTTACTGCGGAACCGAATCAATCTAGTCCGGTTTTCTTTTCCTTGCAGGAGGCGGCTGATGTTCTTTTTGTGCGTAATCACAACGGTCAAGAAGACAATAACCCCAAAAACGATTAACAAAGGACTTTCTGTTTTTCCAAAGGCATTGAGAATCAGCAATACCGGAAAGGCCAGCGCTGCCAGAATCGATCCCAGTGAAACATATTGCGAGGCAATCAGCACAATCAGGAAGATACCAATGCAGACTGCGGCTAGTTCGGGATGAATTGCCAAAACCATACCCAGCAGAGAAGCCACACCTTTGCCGCCTTTAAACTCGGCAAATACGGGAAATAAGTGTCCAATGACCGCTACCATCCCAAAAACCAGCTTGAACGTTAGCAGTTCGTGGGCGCCAATCACGTCGAAATAAAGCAGCAGGGTTGACAAAATTGTAGCCGTATATCCTTTCAAAACGTCAATTAGCATCACCACCGTACCAGCACGCTTGCCCAACACCCGGAAGGTATTGGTAGCACCCGCATTACCGCTTCCTTTTTTCCGAATATCAATCCCGAAAAAGGCTTCACTATACCAAACTGCGGTTGGAATAGAGCCCAGTAAATACGCCAGTACCGTCGTTGCAATGATAATCAGAACGTTCATAGAAAGATAACGCTACGCTTTCGCAGCCGAATGATTTAATATAAAAACAAGGAATATCAACAAAAAGGTTTGGTTAAGGGCAATCTTTTGTTCGTTTCTATATACGGTAGGATTGACAAAAATAGCGTTTTTGGCCATTTTATCGCTAAATTCACGTTAAAAGCGTATCGATTATTACTAATGTTCAATTGACAGGCCTTGGAACGTTTCTATTTCAGGGCGTAAACGTAAAAGCGACTAAGGTTACAATAAGTTCACATTGCTTAAGAAAGCCTCAATGCCAACTTATTTATAAGCCTTAGCCGCTTTTCTGCAAACAGAAGGTAAGCCAACTGCTAAAAACCTTCCTTTTTATCTTCCTTGTCTTTTTTCTTCTCTTCTTTTTTGGTAGCGTCTTTTTTCACGACGGTTTTGGCCTGCGGTTTTACTTTAGGTCTGGTTTTGTATTGATCCAGGTAACGATCGGTGAACAATTGTTTATCCTGCAAATCGGCGCTGGTAATCTGAATCTTATCTTTTCCAGCGTTAGCGCCGCCGGCCGTTATGCGGTCGTTAATAGCCTGATCCGAAGTCAATAAAGACAGTTGCCCCTGTTTGTAATCCCAGTAAAACCAATCTTCTGAAGAGCCTTCGAGGTAGACCGTTACCTCATCGCCGCCCATCGTCTTGCGGATCTCAACAAATCCTTCCATCTGGGCGTTGATATCCACATTTTCAATATTGGATACTCCAACGGTACCAATGCTATAGAAGGAGTTATATTTATCCGACCACCGCAGATTCACGTTCGATAGGACGAGCGAAGTAGCTAGTTTAGGGGAAGCCTGCGCTACCGAAACGTGCTGGTTCTGTGCTTTTGTCCGGTATACTTCGGTCGCTTTCTGGCCAATCAGGAAAGCGATTTTGGCGCAAAGACGATTTAAATCATCATCGGCGGCCTCGTCATTTTTTTCCTCTAGATTCACTTTGACCATCTTATCCGAAATTGCGGCGTTCAATGGCTGGGGAATCGGGAAGCCCAAAGCCAGCAGCGTATTCAAGCGGACGGTATTGCTATCGATATTGGCACGACCGGAGCCGCTCGCCAGCACAAAATTATTCGGGGCCGTATTGGCTAGCCGCAACGCTCCCTGGAAAGTCATCACACCTTTACCATCATCGAACCGGAAAGCGCCTTCCTCATCGGCCAAACCATCCTCCCCACGACTCACCACCTGGAATACCTTGGCCGTATCGTTATACGACATGGTTCCTGTTATCTTAATCAGATCTTCATCCTGATCATTTTCTTTGGTAGACAGGAAAGTAGGATAAATTCCCGTGCTTCCTCCACCCCGGAAGTGCAACCCAACTAGGAGCGGTTGATTTCCGTCGTTTTTCAGGTTTTGATCGACCTTAATACTGAATGATTCACCAATCTTTTCTTTGAACGGCAACCAGTCGCTTACCAGATTAGGGCGTTTTTTTAGCGCCATTTTGATCGCCCCGTCCATTTTCAGGTCTTTCTCCGGTGCTAGCATGACAATGTTCCCTCGGTACTGAATTTTGGGAGCCAGCATCAGGTTATCTTTTTCGTCAACCTCAGCCCGCGCCTCTGTAAAATAGGTCACGGCGGGCTGGTTGCGTCGGCTCTTACGGTTTTCGCGCGAGGCAACGGCATTGGCCGTAGTCGCCTCTTTCAGCTCAAAGCTCCCCATTTTGATGCTGGCCGTATCGCCTTTGCTGGTCGGGAACTGATAGGTAGCATCGCCCGAAAAGCGAGTTCGTGACACAACCTGGATTGTACCATTCTTTAATTTGTGGAACAAACTAACGGTGTCTAATTCCAATCGAGCTCCTTTCAACGCCATCATTTCCCCGTTTCGCTTGATGGATACCAGGCCTTTGTCGGGGTAAATTCGCGCATCGGCGGAGGTGATGTAAGGAACACCGCTGATGTTTAAGGTTGCTTTTTCTACATCATACAGACCAGCCGCAGCGTTGAAGGTTAAGCCCTCCTGCTCCTCGGTCGTGGCGGTGAACGTCGATGTTTTAACGTCCCCTTTCATGGCAATTGTCTTGGCTTTAATGTCCCACTGCGCCTTGTTAATCGAGGTGCGGTAAGCAGCGTAGGGCAATTCCAGGCTTGAGCCAACTGTGTCGCTCACGGCGGTGGCATTGGTCGAGATGGTAACGATTCCCTTAACCTGGTTAAAGTCAACATCTACGTTG of Tellurirhabdus bombi contains these proteins:
- the plsY gene encoding glycerol-3-phosphate 1-O-acyltransferase PlsY, with translation MNVLIIIATTVLAYLLGSIPTAVWYSEAFFGIDIRKKGSGNAGATNTFRVLGKRAGTVVMLIDVLKGYTATILSTLLLYFDVIGAHELLTFKLVFGMVAVIGHLFPVFAEFKGGKGVASLLGMVLAIHPELAAVCIGIFLIVLIASQYVSLGSILAALAFPVLLILNAFGKTESPLLIVFGVIVFLTVVITHKKNISRLLQGKENRTRLIRFRSKDDE